In Luteolibacter arcticus, a genomic segment contains:
- a CDS encoding VOC family protein gives MPRLYDHIDLRVPSLRDAASFYEALLPALGFTRLVDVEDWLQYESTGEPAGAFFGVTESPTHVANENRIAFWAESDGEVDRLAEVALRAGARNVEGPMPYEAGYYAVFFEDPFGNRFEVCHRVVV, from the coding sequence ATGCCTCGCCTCTACGATCACATCGACCTGCGCGTGCCTTCACTTCGAGATGCGGCGTCCTTTTATGAAGCTTTGCTTCCCGCGCTCGGCTTCACTCGCCTCGTGGACGTGGAAGACTGGCTGCAATACGAAAGCACAGGTGAACCGGCGGGTGCCTTTTTTGGTGTTACCGAATCACCGACCCACGTCGCCAACGAGAATCGCATCGCCTTCTGGGCGGAAAGCGATGGCGAGGTGGATCGCCTTGCCGAGGTCGCCTTGCGCGCCGGTGCCCGGAATGTCGAGGGCCCCATGCCCTACGAAGCCGGTTATTATGCGGTCTTCTTCGAGGATCCCTTCGGCAACCGTTTCGAGGTGTGCCACCGGGTAGTGGTTTAG
- a CDS encoding YSC84-related protein, with product MNTTIPLFCRVALALAAPAFLTQCAYEPVTRANAANASRADISGDARAALEDLYSRDPGARKLGRSAAGILVFPHITKGGLMVGAEAGNGVLFGRDGATKGYYQTAGASYGLQAGVQKYGYVLFLMSSSEVSQLNRAAGWEVGSSPGLVVVDRGIAGTITSRTADRGVYAYVFNQKGLMAGLSFKGTKITRIQPGR from the coding sequence ATGAACACTACGATTCCACTCTTCTGCCGCGTGGCCCTTGCCTTGGCAGCACCAGCCTTCCTTACCCAATGCGCGTATGAGCCCGTGACCCGCGCCAATGCCGCGAATGCGAGCCGTGCGGACATCTCGGGCGACGCTCGCGCCGCTTTGGAAGACCTCTATTCTCGCGATCCGGGTGCGCGCAAGCTGGGTCGCTCGGCTGCTGGCATCCTCGTCTTCCCGCACATCACCAAGGGTGGTCTCATGGTCGGAGCGGAAGCGGGCAACGGCGTTCTCTTCGGTCGTGATGGGGCGACCAAAGGTTACTACCAGACTGCCGGCGCTTCTTACGGCCTGCAAGCCGGCGTACAAAAGTATGGCTACGTGCTCTTCCTGATGAGCTCTTCGGAAGTGTCTCAACTCAACCGCGCCGCCGGCTGGGAAGTCGGCAGCAGCCCCGGCCTCGTCGTCGTGGATCGCGGCATCGCCGGTACCATCACCTCGCGCACCGCGGACCGGGGAGTGTATGCGTATGTCTTCAACCAAAAAGGCTTGATGGCCGGGCTTAGCTTCAAGGGCACCAAGATCACCCGCATCCAGCCCGGCCGCTAA
- a CDS encoding nuclear transport factor 2 family protein produces MVRGFKMDLYRVLICAYLAAYEKKDRAALENLLTDDFTFSSPVDDRIDRERYFERCWPFSQRVETFRIEKLLADDEEAFVRYEALTKDGSAFRNLETFTVREGKIQHVEVYFGSDTADSVRESEITALVDSWAEGIRTKDVEAVANFFTDDPVGFYLAPPLQADEPLRENLTEWFATFDGPIGYEVKELAISASGEVAWCHALNHLTGTRTDGERTDLWFRLTLGFKRSGDHWKIAHAHESVPFLMDGSGKASLDLELAKNDD; encoded by the coding sequence ATGGTGCGAGGATTCAAGATGGACCTCTATCGCGTGCTGATCTGCGCTTATCTGGCGGCTTATGAAAAGAAGGACCGGGCGGCCTTGGAAAACCTGCTGACCGACGACTTCACCTTCAGCAGTCCGGTGGACGACCGCATCGACCGCGAGCGATACTTCGAACGTTGCTGGCCCTTCAGCCAGCGGGTGGAGACGTTCCGGATCGAGAAATTGTTAGCCGACGATGAAGAAGCCTTCGTGCGCTACGAGGCGTTGACGAAGGATGGATCCGCCTTCCGCAACTTGGAAACTTTCACCGTCCGCGAGGGCAAGATCCAACACGTGGAGGTTTACTTCGGCAGCGACACGGCGGACTCCGTTCGTGAGAGCGAGATCACAGCCCTGGTGGATTCATGGGCAGAAGGAATTCGGACCAAAGACGTCGAGGCGGTGGCGAATTTCTTCACGGACGATCCGGTGGGCTTCTATCTGGCCCCGCCCTTGCAAGCGGATGAACCGTTGCGCGAGAACCTAACCGAGTGGTTCGCAACCTTCGACGGGCCGATCGGCTATGAGGTCAAGGAGCTGGCCATCTCCGCCAGCGGCGAGGTCGCATGGTGCCATGCTCTCAACCACCTAACCGGCACTAGGACGGATGGCGAGCGAACCGACCTATGGTTCCGCCTCACCCTCGGCTTCAAGCGATCCGGCGATCATTGGAAGATTGCCCACGCTCATGAGTCGGTCCCCTTCCTGATGGATGGCAGCGGCAAGGCATCGTTGGACCTGGAGCTGGCGAAAAATGACGACTGA